One part of the Calypte anna isolate BGI_N300 chromosome 14, bCalAnn1_v1.p, whole genome shotgun sequence genome encodes these proteins:
- the RAB40C gene encoding ras-related protein Rab-40C — translation MRGRMGTQGSPVKSYDYLLKFLLVGDSDVGKGEILESLQDGASESPYAYSNGIDYKTTTILLDGRRVKLELWDTSGQGRFCTIFRSYSRGAQGILLVYDITNRWSFDGIDRWIKEIDEHAPGVPRILVGNRLHLAFKRQVPTEQARAYAEKNCMTFFEVSPLCNFNVIESFTELSRIVLMRHGMEKIWRPNRVFSLQDLCCRAIVSCTPVHLIDKLPLPVTIKSHLKSFSMANGMNAVMMHGRSYSLASSGGGSSSKGNSLKRSKSIRPPQSPPQNCSRNNCKIS, via the exons ATGAGAGGGAGGATGGGAACGCAGGGCAGCCCGGTGAAGAGCTACGATTACCTCCTCAAGTTCCTGCTGGTGGGGGACAGCGACGTGGGCAAGGGCGAGATCCTGGAGAGCTTGCAGGACGGGGCTTCCGAGTCCCCCTACGCCTACAGCAATG GAATTGACTACAAGACCACCACTATCTTGTTGGATGGCAGAAGGGTCAAGCTGGAACTCTG GGACACATCAGGGCAAGGAAGATTTTGCACCATTTTCAGATCCTACTCTAGGGGAGCCCAG GGAATTCTCCTGGTGTATGACATCACAAATCGCTGGTCCTTCGACGGCATAGACCGATGGATAAAGGAGATTGATGAG catgCCCCGGGCGTCCCTCGGATCCTGGTGGGAAACAGGCTTCACCTCGCCTTCAAGAGGCAGGTGCCCACGGAGCAGGCCAGGGCCTATGCAGAGAAGAACTGCATGACCTTCTTTGAGGTCAGCCCCTTGTGCAACTTCAATGTCATCGAGTCCTTCACCGAGCTGTCCCGCATCGTCCTCATGCGGCACGGCATGGAGAAGATCTGGAGACCCAACCGAG tGTTCAGCTTACAGGACCTGTGCTGCCGCGCCATCGTCTCCTGCACCCCAGTCCACCTCATCGACAAGCTGCCACTGCCTGTCACCATCAAGAGCCAcctcaagtccttctccatGGCCAACGGGATGAACGCTGTGATGATGCACGGCCGCTCCTACTCCTTGGCCAGCAGTgggggtgggagcagcagcaaagggaacAGCTTGAAAAGATCCAAATCCATCCGCccaccccagagccccccaCAGAACTGCTCACGAAACAACTGCAAGATCTCTTAG